From Acropora muricata isolate sample 2 chromosome 14, ASM3666990v1, whole genome shotgun sequence, one genomic window encodes:
- the LOC136897677 gene encoding uncharacterized protein has translation MMSIFLRVVFFLILVVQLCGAVGNSTNSTNATFPTNSSSYSNVTTPLTTLYIGAFFDLESKNGYGNLPIAQLAIEEVNNNKYILPGYRLELVPISTQGNFGFGQKAFHDFLSTGPHKIMLLGPGENSLATSIAAYAGIPEVGLLQFSYGTNDLELARRRDLYPNFFRTTTSVASLDAPRIEFVKAYGWHEVGIIYGDSVDYLKLSNQLTTRLKQNNINVLAEVRLQENDPTRAIRTIKDQGIHVILGMFPFNTAARKMFCEAFRQKMYGPHYVWMLVNSVNSDWWIPKKNEEIACSELEMNCQIQNHFSFYHTKVIHNRKRFYSHANKSRIQIIDEYKARVDNNNGTSNKTSNFLDVYDAVWSIAFVLDQSRTELLNMQGKVLENLTYGDANATALFRRYAVNLNFPSPNIGTSVRYYANGDRKNTIVLKQLVIIDGKFKMISGGKFDVDTKLLTKSDGVHWFAGTPYTRTTETFSYRTIDRNLFFALVVLAGIGIVYALFCLLMLVLNFKKKIIRNSGPLISLLIIIGCILNYVTVVLYGFDYSLVSTDIVTRVCRARSWTFAIGFTLSVGGLTAKLWTAYTVLKERLLRSRNNMLFWMLATLVVLFIIDIIILACWEGKDPLYRTLKHVRSQPEYKCFQPITADTFRAEIEVVEHCDCTYLTLWLALILTFKVLLLLTGAFLAWQTRRVYIPSLNDTQHCVSCMFVVVLFCLVGSIVAFTTTMYPDVFYGVIGIFIIVATTLILLLLFVNKIARLTCRRTRRRTVRTVDTQDTNSKYLCGASFARFFSFCACSAACCVACCSCFLCSGLYSCLRKIFFGSGSHTHPVDGGGEESKADFYIGSVPQDKSTEISRLRNELREKNTQLSNSGHKRTVKTIWTQTMDDSERDVWNPYDSDFVMSDNNASDVEGGQDTDASRRLRRAANKFKIFNQATDYSHVQSKVNTGIRRTSIAGSQSIRRSSRVSDNFLTDEERRRFKATLALKDEEIEKLRKELERTTMRHLDVKTQPSPSPKNSYPTIQRIILVETPPTPVPPETTTTVQQLPVTVISNKQEPIRRKSIDATYKKPKTDDKTEDMSNKKFSVTSPAENSEKKQSISSMKISFNGSKSEDESERSRKVSLGSSSGSERIKKAENRKDDVTSSVSKGSDNAGPRASLSEVTFSELPVKTHKSGTPPKAAGDVKRESQGQAGCEDKGEEDNVKRKQMHRKISSWLFEDNENKPQTGKDQKKLDETDKGEKKQEENGVGTSKDEDKKNATSNKMKRQEQGRRDSLPSGGSNNAKDKIELEGNSGNMKDKSASDSSLKQGKGGKDNSRRSMEIMSVEGEDDDQGCDNDGDDDDFDNEEDQDYGSSENSENSPRGTTISKANKRGPRKGRGRRRKITFSKLNWNAQSKIDSGLGNYKPRKSDVTIPNFKSNYSHVKSRVTSLKESNTTDNAASDKEPYRRRSFSVNKTSLPQYSNVGPRLYNGIAQKYNSDIPDSIPKL, from the exons ATGATGAGTATTTTTTTGAGAGTCGTATTTTTCTTAATTCTGGTTGTGCAACTTTGTGGAGCTGTAGGAAATTCTACCAACTCAACAAACGCGACCTTTCCCACAAACTCAAGCAGCTACAGCAACGTCACGACGCCTCTTACTACTCTCTACATTGGAGCGTTTTTTGACCTGGAAAGTAAAAATGGATACGGTAACCTACCCATAGCGCAACTGGCAATTGAGGaggttaacaacaacaaatataTATTACCAGGTTATAGGCTGGAATTGGTACCAATATCAACACAA GGAAACTTTGGGTTTGGACAGAAAGCATTCCATGATTTTCTTAGCACAGGACCACATAAAATCATGCTGCTGGGGCCAGGAGAGAATTCATTAGCAACATCAATTGCAGCATACGCTGGGATCCCTGAAGTTGGACTGTTACAG TTTTCTTATGGAACCAACGATTTGGAACTTGCGAGAAGACGAGACTTATACCCCAACTTTTTCCGGACGACAACATCGGTGGCATCACTAGACGCACCAAGAATAGAGTTCGTCAAAGCATACGGGTGGCATGAGGTCGGGATCATCTATGGGGACAGTGTGGACTACTTAAAG CTCTCGAATCAGTTAACAACcagattgaaacaaaacaacataaaTGTCTTAGCTGAAGTAAGGTTGCAAGAAAATGATCCAACAAGAGCTATCCGAACTATTAAG gaTCAAGGCATACACGTAATTCTTGGAATGTTTCCATTTAATACGGCAGCGCGGAAGATGTTTTGTGAG GCCTTCCGTCAAAAGATGTATGGTCCGCATTATGTTTGGATGCTGGTAAACAGCGTCAACAGTGATTGGTGGATACCAAAGAAAAACGAAGAAATCGCCTGCTCGGAATTGGAAATGAACTGTCAAATACAaaaccatttttccttttaccaCACAAAAGTTATCCACAACAGGAAACGCTTTTACAGCCACGCCAATAAG AGCAGAATTCAAATTATTGACGAATACAAGGCTCGGGTGGATAATAACAACGGTACATCAAATAAAACCAGTAATTTTCTGGACGTTTACGATGCAGTGTGGTCAATAGCATTTGTGCTGGATCAATCAAGAACAGAGCTCCTTAACATGCAAGGAAAAGTCTTGGAGAATTTGACATATGGCGACGCTAATGCAACAGCCTTGTTTAGAAGATATGCTGTGAATCTGAACTTTCCCTCACCAAACATAGGA ACGAGTGTGCGATATTACGCCAATGGGGATAGAAAAAATACGATTGTACTGAAACAGCTGGTCATCATAG ATGGAAAGTTTAAGATGATAAGTGGAGGAAAATTTGACGTCGATACCAAGCTATTAACAAAGTCTGACGGCGTTCATTGGTTTG CTGGAACGCCTTACACAAGGACAACAGAGACCTTCTCCTATCGAACAATTGACCGCAATCTCTTTTTTGCTTTGGTTGTTCTTGCCGGCATTGGAATCGTTTACGCTTTGTTTTGCCTCTTGATGCTtgtgttgaacttcaagaaaaa aaTCATTCGCAACTCTGGTCCACTGATAAGTTTGCTGATAATCATTGGCTGTATCTTGAATTACGTCACTGTTGTCCTTTATGGTTTTGATTATTCACTGGTGTCAACAGATATCGTCACCAGAGTCTGCCGG GCGCGTTCCTGGACATTCGCAATAGGTTTTACTCTGTCAGTGGGAGGCCTAACAGCTAAATTATGGACTGCTTACACTGTGCTCAAAGAAAGACTTTTAAGGAGTAGG AATAATATGCTATTCTGGATGTTGGCGACGCTGGTTGTTCTTTTCATCATTGACATAATCATCCTCGCCTGCTGGGAAGGCAAAGATCCCTTGTATCGAACTCTGAAACATGTCAGGTCTCAACCGGAGTATAAGTGCTTCCAG cccaTAACTGCCGACACTTTCCGAGCAGAAATTGAAGTCGTTGAACATTGTGACTGTACATACCTGACTCTGTGGCTGGCGTTGATTCTTACGTTCAAAGTATTACTTCTCCTAACGGGTGCATTCCTTGCCTGGCAGACAAGACGTGTTTACATTCCATCGCTGAATGACACACAGCACTGCGTGTCATGTATGTTCGTCgtagttttgttttgcttaGTTGGCTCAATTGTGGCGTTCACAACAACAATGTACCCCGATGTTTTCTATGGAGTTATCGGAATTTTCATCATTGTCGCGACAACTTTGATTCTATTGCTTCTATTTGTTAACAAG ATCGCTCGATTAACTTGCAGAAGAACAAGGCGTAGAACTGTGAGAACTGTTGATACTCAAGACACAAACAGCAAATACCTTTGCGGTGCTTCCTTTGCAAGATTCTTCTCCTTTTGTGCATGCTCAGCTGCCTGTTGTGTCGCCTGTTGCTCGTGTTTCTTGTGCTCCGGTCTATACTCCTGTCTCCGAAAGATCTTTTTTGGATCTGGGTCCCACACTCACCCGGTTGATGGCGGCGGAGAGGAGAGTAAGGCTGATTTCTACATTGGTAGTGTACCGCAGGacaaaagtacagaaatttcgCGTCTCAGAAATGAGTTGAGAGAG aAAAATACACAGCTGAGTAATTCTGGCCACAAACGAACAGTTAAAACCATTTGGACCCAGACTATGGATGATAGCGAGAGAGATGTTTGGAATCCTTACGATTCTGATTTCGTGATGAGTGACAATAACGCCAGTGACGTAGAGGGTGGGCAAGACACTGATGCGTCACGGCGTTTAAGGCGGGCAGCTAATAAATTCAAGATATTTAACCAAGCTACAGATTACTCTCATGTACAAAGCAAG GTAAACACAGGAATAAGACGAACAAGTATTGCTGGATCTCAATCAATCAGGAGAAGTTCGCGAGTGTCGGATAATTTTCTGACCGATGAAGAAAGGAGGAGATTCAAAGCAACGTTGGCATTG AAAGATGAGGAGATCGAGAAACTTCGCAAGGAACTTGAAAGAACTACGATGAGACACTTGGATGTGAAGACTCAACCCAGTCCTTCTCCGAAG AATTCATATCCCACAATTCAACGTATTATTCTGGTTGAGACACCCCCGACACCCGTTCCACCCGAAACAACAACGACGGTTCAACAGCTCCCGGTAACCGTCATATCCAATAAACAGGAACCTATCAGAAGAAAAAGCATCGATGCAACATACAAGAAACCGAAAACAGACGATAAGACTGAAGATATGTCAAACAAGAAATTTTCGGTTACCTCGCCTGCGGAGAACagtgaaaagaaacaaagtatAAGCAGCATGAAAATATCTTTTAACGGAAGTAAAAGTGAAGACGAGAGTGAAAGAAGCAGGAAGGTGTCACTTGGCTCAAGTTCGGGCTCAGAGCGGATTAAGAAAGCTGAAAATAGGAAAGACGATGTGACGTCATCGGTAAGTAAGGGTAGTGACAATGCAGGGCCTAGAGCATCATTATCAGAAGTCACATTCTCTGAACTTCCCGTCAAAACTCACAAAAGTGGGACGCCACCCAAAGCAGCTGGTGACGTTAAAAGAGAGAGCCAGGGGCAGGCGGGATGTGAGGACAAAGGCGAAGAGGACAATGTGAAACGAAAACAAATGCacagaaaaatttcaagttggTTGTTTGAAGATAACGAAAACAAACCGCAAACAGGAAAAGACCAAAAGAAGTTGGATGAAACAGACAAAGGCGAAAAGAAACAGGAAGAAAATGGAGTGGGAACGTCAAAAGATGAAGACAAGAAAAACGCTACaagtaataaaatgaaaagacaagagCAAGGGAGGAGAGACTCGTTACCAAGTGGTGGCAGCAATAATGCGAAAGACAAAATAGAATTAGAGGGAAACAGTGGAAATATGAAAGACAAATCTGCAAGTGACAGTTCCCTTAAACAAGGGAAGGGTGGCAAGGATAATAGCAGGCGTAGCATGGAAATCATGAGTGTAGAAGGTGAGGATGACGATCAAGGTTGTGATAATGATGGCGATGACGATGATTTTGATAACGAGGAAGACCAGGACTATGGATCGTCGGAGAATAGTGAAAACAGTCCCAGGGGTACCACAATATCTAAAGCAAACAAGAGAGGACCGCGGAAAGGAAGAGGGAGACGCAGAAAAATCACTTTCTCCAAATTAAACTGGAATGCACAATCCAAGATTGACAGTGGATTAGGAAATTACAAGCCGCGAAAAAGCGATGTGACAAttccgaatttcaaaagcaactaCTCCCACGTGAAATCACGAGTTACTTCGCTAAAGGAATCAAACACTACAGATAACGCAGCTAGCGATAAAGAACCATACAGACGACGAAGTTTTTCCGTGAACAAAACCTCATTGCCTCAGTATTCTAACGTTGGGCCTCGATTGTACAATGGGATTGCCCAGAAATACAATAGTGACATACCAGATTCGATTCCAAAGCTGTGA